Proteins found in one Paenibacillus borealis genomic segment:
- a CDS encoding stage V sporulation protein AA, which translates to MDNNHPAPAIYIQLKNRVTVPKGKGVLLRDVAFLITEPEWREPLYSLLLVQPKQSDGNLILIDLLTVIPRIHTLLPHADIQPIGEGRTIVQIEGPATANKPSIALFVLVWLLLFFGSALTIMNFHADVSMQEVQIRIVEMLTGHRDEHPYVFQIAYSLGIGLGMVIFFNHLFKKKWNEEPTPLEVEMFLYQKNIDHYVVNEEYSKMKRRGDDVSRRGEE; encoded by the coding sequence ATGGACAATAATCACCCGGCTCCGGCCATTTATATTCAGCTCAAAAACCGGGTAACGGTACCCAAAGGCAAAGGTGTGCTGCTGCGCGATGTGGCCTTTCTGATCACCGAGCCGGAGTGGCGGGAGCCGCTGTATTCGCTGCTGCTGGTGCAGCCGAAGCAAAGTGACGGCAATCTGATTCTGATTGATCTGCTGACGGTGATTCCCCGGATTCACACACTGCTGCCGCATGCGGATATCCAGCCGATTGGCGAAGGCCGGACGATTGTGCAGATCGAAGGCCCGGCGACGGCCAATAAACCCTCCATTGCTTTGTTTGTGCTGGTGTGGCTGCTGCTGTTCTTCGGCTCGGCGCTCACGATCATGAATTTCCATGCTGATGTCAGCATGCAGGAGGTGCAGATCCGGATTGTGGAGATGCTGACCGGCCATAGGGATGAACATCCATATGTATTTCAGATCGCCTATTCGCTGGGCATCGGGCTGGGAATGGTAATTTTTTTCAACCATTTGTTCAAAAAGAAATGGAACGAGGAGCCGACACCCCTCGAAGTGGAGATGTTCCTGTATCAGAAAAATATCGACCACTATGTCGTCAACGAGGAGTACAGCAAAATGAAGCGACGCGGAGATGATGTATCCAGGCGCGGGGAGGAGTGA
- a CDS encoding DMT family transporter: MSNVSASSQGVRTAPLRSGFWLVVLGAALWGVDPLFRIILLKSLTSSQIVLLEHIVLFLVAAPVMWRQRAELKGIRLRQAGALLVVSWGGSALATILFTKALSSGDFNAVLLLQKLQPLFAIGLAAVILKERLPKNFALLIIVALAGTYLLTFGWTIPFGHVNSFMGVGSLMALGAAALWGGSTVMGRYLLGSMKYETVTSLRFILALPLLFVITSMEGAPWQISGGISGSAAVAINLLLQALLPGLLSMLLYYKGLNTTKASVATLAELSFPMTGILINWIVYQQLVTLPQIIGFALIWTALFFISSQQSRQVELIKQN, from the coding sequence ATGAGTAATGTATCTGCTTCATCTCAAGGAGTCCGTACCGCACCGCTGCGCAGCGGATTCTGGCTGGTAGTTCTGGGCGCTGCCCTATGGGGTGTTGACCCGCTGTTCCGTATTATCCTGCTGAAATCACTGACCTCTTCACAGATCGTCCTGCTGGAGCATATTGTGCTCTTCCTGGTGGCTGCACCTGTGATGTGGCGCCAACGCGCAGAATTGAAGGGCATTCGCCTGCGTCAAGCCGGAGCACTACTGGTTGTGTCATGGGGCGGATCAGCCCTGGCTACGATTCTGTTCACCAAAGCCTTGTCCAGCGGAGATTTCAATGCTGTACTGCTGCTGCAAAAGCTGCAGCCGCTGTTCGCCATTGGTCTGGCCGCTGTTATTCTTAAAGAACGCCTGCCTAAAAATTTCGCACTGCTGATCATTGTTGCACTGGCCGGCACTTATCTCCTTACCTTCGGATGGACGATTCCGTTCGGCCATGTGAACAGCTTCATGGGTGTAGGGAGTCTTATGGCGCTGGGCGCCGCCGCATTATGGGGCGGGTCGACTGTTATGGGCCGCTATCTGCTGGGCTCGATGAAATATGAAACTGTAACTTCACTGCGCTTTATTCTGGCATTGCCGCTTTTATTCGTGATCACCAGCATGGAGGGAGCTCCGTGGCAGATTAGCGGAGGTATCAGCGGTTCGGCTGCTGTTGCCATTAATCTGCTGCTGCAGGCTTTGCTGCCCGGTTTGCTCAGTATGCTGCTCTATTACAAAGGTCTGAACACAACCAAGGCTTCTGTAGCCACTCTGGCTGAACTCAGCTTCCCGATGACAGGAATTCTGATCAACTGGATTGTATATCAACAGCTTGTGACTCTGCCGCAAATTATCGGCTTTGCACTGATCTGGACGGCGCTGTTCTTTATTTCGAGCCAGCAGAGCCGTCAGGTTGAGCTTATCAAACAGAATTAA
- a CDS encoding PstS family phosphate ABC transporter substrate-binding protein: protein MKRSFGTNLLYSILALAIITFAGFIAYIIATFTGGMLFYAPLVLAAAAGLAVFTVISIFELFSRRFRLIALAVFAGICLLSAAGHEIRQAYVNNLAEVREPEVNLSQYAPFEVNTLAAGLDHKPAYQIQEQMPRLDGATALYPLYSAFIQAVYPPDTYNHSIYETGNDLAVCTTTSEAYKRLIKGDADIIFAAAPSLAQTKQAKLAGRELKLTPIGREAFVFFVNKRNPVSSLTTEQVKDIYSGTVTNWKEVGGKKASIRAFQRDENSGSQTMLEKIMEDRNLMNPPTENVADVMSGIISLTASYRNYNNALGFSFLFYASEMNASDEIKLPEIDNVPPTKDSIRSGAYPFAAEFYAVTAGSTNPNIEPFLDWILSPEGQELVEKTGYTSVN, encoded by the coding sequence TTGAAAAGATCATTTGGAACCAATCTACTATACTCCATCCTTGCCTTAGCCATCATTACATTTGCAGGTTTTATTGCCTACATTATTGCTACTTTTACCGGTGGTATGCTGTTCTATGCTCCGCTTGTCCTTGCCGCTGCCGCCGGCCTTGCTGTATTCACCGTAATCTCTATTTTTGAACTGTTCAGCAGACGGTTCCGCCTGATTGCGCTGGCGGTTTTTGCCGGAATCTGCCTGCTGAGCGCAGCCGGTCATGAAATCAGACAGGCTTATGTGAACAATCTTGCCGAAGTAAGGGAGCCGGAGGTCAATCTGTCCCAGTACGCGCCGTTTGAGGTAAATACCCTTGCCGCTGGCCTGGATCATAAGCCCGCCTATCAAATACAGGAACAAATGCCCCGGCTGGACGGCGCAACTGCGCTTTACCCGCTATATTCCGCTTTTATTCAAGCGGTATATCCGCCTGATACTTATAACCATAGTATTTATGAGACCGGTAATGATCTTGCCGTATGCACCACCACTTCCGAAGCCTATAAGCGGCTGATCAAAGGCGATGCCGATATTATTTTTGCCGCAGCCCCCTCACTCGCCCAGACCAAACAGGCGAAGCTGGCAGGCCGTGAGCTGAAGCTCACTCCGATCGGGCGCGAAGCTTTTGTCTTCTTTGTTAATAAGCGCAATCCGGTCAGTAGCTTAACCACTGAACAAGTGAAGGATATCTACTCCGGCACAGTAACGAACTGGAAAGAGGTCGGCGGCAAGAAGGCGTCAATCCGTGCGTTTCAGCGGGACGAGAACAGCGGCAGCCAGACTATGCTTGAGAAAATCATGGAGGACCGGAACCTGATGAATCCCCCTACGGAAAATGTTGCAGACGTCATGAGCGGGATTATCAGCCTGACCGCCAGCTACCGCAACTACAATAATGCACTCGGCTTCAGCTTCCTGTTCTATGCTTCGGAAATGAACGCGAGCGACGAGATCAAGCTGCCGGAGATTGATAACGTGCCTCCCACTAAGGATAGCATCCGCAGCGGGGCGTACCCGTTCGCTGCAGAATTCTATGCGGTAACTGCAGGAAGCACCAATCCCAATATTGAGCCGTTCCTGGACTGGATTCTGTCCCCTGAAGGACAGGAGCTGGTTGAGAAGACTGGTTATACATCGGTGAACTAA
- a CDS encoding carboxylesterase/lipase family protein — protein sequence MTGQLVTTAYGQLQGEQSGGVNVWRGIPFAAPPVGELRFRAPQAPEPWSGVREAKEFSPVSLQPVSTSGTRFGGLNPAYSEDCLYLNVWSPAAEQDQALPVMVWIHGGTFVTGAGSQPMFDGARMAASGNVVLVTVNYRLGPLGFLHLSPMGAGLGSNLGLLDQIAALEWVRENIAAFGGDPGNVTVFGESAGSMSIAALLAMPAAKRLFSRAIMESGAGQCLSGQQGEQIAAAFLAELGLQPGGDTQLLHTLPAQQIMEAAGRMAYKLSGNSLSMYFQPVIEPLTLPVEPAQAVRDGAASGIPLLIGTNLHEGNLFFREGQAGESFDRSLKSLELLMGIEDLSELTSDYSKTWEGQAEVLTDLFFWASSIAFAEKQRDHAPVWMYRFDWTVSGHPLLEKAIHGAEILYVFNNLPLLKQYGLAVTPEMEGVAEAMQRAWTTFAHRGDPSAPELAWPQYTPEKRATLLFDQVSRVVEDPDGEKRRRIFEHYAG from the coding sequence ATGACAGGACAACTAGTGACTACAGCCTATGGGCAATTACAGGGGGAACAGAGCGGCGGAGTGAATGTCTGGCGCGGCATCCCGTTTGCTGCTCCTCCTGTCGGAGAGCTGCGCTTTCGTGCACCGCAGGCGCCGGAACCGTGGAGCGGAGTGCGCGAGGCGAAGGAATTCAGCCCGGTCAGCCTTCAGCCGGTAAGCACCAGCGGCACGCGGTTTGGCGGTCTTAATCCGGCATATTCGGAAGACTGCCTGTACCTGAATGTCTGGTCTCCGGCAGCAGAGCAGGATCAGGCCCTGCCCGTCATGGTCTGGATTCATGGCGGGACCTTTGTAACCGGTGCGGGCAGCCAGCCGATGTTTGACGGAGCCCGGATGGCCGCAAGCGGCAATGTTGTTCTGGTTACGGTGAATTACCGGCTCGGTCCGCTAGGTTTTCTGCATCTGTCTCCGATGGGAGCGGGGCTTGGCTCCAATCTTGGACTACTGGACCAGATTGCCGCTCTGGAATGGGTGCGGGAGAATATTGCGGCATTTGGCGGTGATCCCGGAAATGTTACGGTGTTCGGGGAATCGGCGGGCAGCATGAGCATTGCCGCGCTGCTGGCGATGCCGGCGGCCAAGAGGCTGTTCTCGCGCGCGATTATGGAGAGCGGCGCGGGGCAGTGCCTGAGCGGCCAGCAGGGGGAACAGATTGCCGCCGCCTTCCTGGCAGAGCTTGGCCTTCAGCCCGGCGGTGATACACAGCTGCTGCATACGCTCCCTGCCCAGCAGATTATGGAAGCGGCGGGCCGGATGGCGTACAAGCTGTCCGGGAATTCGCTGAGCATGTACTTCCAGCCGGTCATTGAGCCGCTGACCTTACCGGTGGAACCGGCACAGGCAGTGCGTGACGGGGCGGCAAGCGGCATCCCGCTGCTGATCGGGACGAATCTCCACGAAGGCAATCTGTTCTTCCGTGAGGGACAGGCAGGCGAAAGCTTCGATCGTTCGCTCAAATCGCTGGAGCTGCTGATGGGCATCGAAGACCTCTCAGAGCTGACCTCTGATTACAGCAAAACCTGGGAAGGGCAAGCCGAGGTGCTGACCGATCTGTTCTTCTGGGCCAGCTCGATTGCGTTCGCAGAGAAGCAGCGGGATCACGCTCCGGTGTGGATGTACCGGTTCGACTGGACCGTGTCCGGCCATCCGCTGCTGGAGAAGGCCATTCACGGTGCGGAGATTCTCTACGTGTTCAACAACCTGCCGCTGCTGAAGCAATATGGCCTGGCAGTTACGCCTGAGATGGAAGGTGTGGCCGAAGCAATGCAGAGAGCCTGGACAACCTTTGCCCACCGTGGAGATCCGTCTGCACCGGAACTTGCATGGCCGCAGTACACACCGGAAAAGCGCGCTACGCTGCTGTTCGATCAGGTCTCGCGTGTAGTGGAAGATCCGGATGGAGAGAAGCGCCGGCGGATTTTTGAGCATTATGCGGGGTGA
- a CDS encoding AI-2E family transporter — MDRRQVWPDKFKKFFLNNKFVVGLLIALLIGVTVLVFSKIPFIFKPLSVLLHTVAAPLLLSGVAYYLLNPLVDRLERRSKVKRAYGIVTMYLVIAGIITLILLMVIPIIRTQLMGLIDNFPKYSAQIQEEFLHLTGSEFFGKIQESVGTDLSDITGKVTTWGTSFLNNAASGVGNFVGTLTEIVLAVVTTPFILFYLLRDGKRLPDYLMRFIPTSLQPQSRMVMQEMNSQVASYIRGQIIVSCCIGALLYIGYLIIGLEYSLVLAIVAACTAVVPYLGPVIAITPALVVAMVTSPFMLLKMVIVWTAVQLIEGKFISPQIMGKSLKIHPITIIFVIIFAGKMFGVLGIILAVPGYAVLKVVVTHIFQWFRFRSGLYKVIEEKAEE; from the coding sequence ATGGATAGACGTCAGGTCTGGCCGGATAAATTCAAGAAGTTTTTTCTGAATAACAAGTTTGTGGTGGGGTTACTAATCGCGCTGCTGATTGGTGTTACCGTGCTCGTATTCTCTAAGATTCCGTTTATTTTCAAACCTTTGTCGGTGCTTCTGCATACAGTGGCAGCGCCACTGCTTCTCTCGGGGGTTGCCTATTATCTGCTGAATCCGCTGGTTGACCGTCTGGAGCGGAGAAGCAAGGTGAAGCGCGCTTACGGAATTGTTACCATGTACCTCGTAATTGCCGGGATTATTACACTGATCCTGCTTATGGTTATTCCCATTATCCGTACCCAGCTGATGGGACTGATCGACAATTTCCCTAAATACAGTGCGCAGATTCAAGAGGAATTCCTCCATCTGACAGGCAGTGAGTTTTTCGGGAAGATTCAGGAGAGTGTGGGCACGGATCTCAGTGATATCACCGGCAAAGTTACTACGTGGGGCACCTCGTTCCTCAATAATGCTGCCAGTGGCGTGGGCAACTTTGTAGGCACTTTGACAGAAATTGTTCTGGCAGTGGTGACTACGCCGTTCATTCTGTTCTATCTGCTGCGTGACGGTAAAAGATTGCCCGACTACCTGATGCGGTTCATTCCTACCTCACTCCAGCCGCAGTCCCGGATGGTTATGCAGGAAATGAACAGCCAGGTGGCCTCCTACATCCGCGGGCAGATCATTGTCAGCTGCTGCATAGGTGCATTGCTCTATATTGGTTATCTGATCATCGGGCTGGAATACTCCCTGGTCCTGGCTATCGTTGCCGCATGTACTGCGGTGGTCCCTTATCTGGGGCCTGTTATCGCGATTACGCCTGCACTTGTGGTAGCGATGGTAACTTCGCCGTTCATGCTGCTCAAGATGGTGATTGTCTGGACTGCCGTCCAGCTGATCGAAGGGAAGTTTATCTCTCCGCAGATCATGGGCAAATCGCTGAAGATACACCCGATCACGATTATTTTTGTAATTATTTTTGCCGGTAAAATGTTCGGGGTACTCGGCATCATTCTCGCGGTACCGGGTTATGCCGTGCTCAAAGTAGTGGTTACCCATATCTTCCAGTGGTTCCGTTTCCGCTCCGGACTCTATAAAGTGATTGAAGAAAAAGCTGAGGAATAA
- a CDS encoding SDR family NAD(P)-dependent oxidoreductase, translating into MLQGMKIIVTGAASGIGKAIVLLSLQEGAEVIACDLDGRGLEELKAEAASDKLCSFRVDVSNYSEVEQFFAYIQQEHAAVSGLVNNAGIYLGRSLLEYTPEDIGRVLDINIKGYVYFSQGFGRLLLDRKQTGVIVNMASVSGQEGSSDAVYGLTKAAVLGLTKSCAMNFAPHIRVNAVAPTMTSTPMMGHIPAWRQQEYLEHQLTPEPLLAEDIADTVVFMLSRKARAYTGATFDINNGCYLR; encoded by the coding sequence ATGCTGCAGGGAATGAAAATAATTGTGACCGGGGCCGCTTCGGGGATCGGTAAGGCGATCGTCTTGCTTAGTCTCCAGGAAGGTGCTGAAGTGATTGCCTGTGATCTGGATGGCCGGGGGCTTGAGGAACTGAAGGCCGAGGCGGCTTCGGATAAGCTCTGCTCCTTCCGGGTGGATGTGAGCAATTACAGCGAGGTGGAGCAATTCTTCGCATACATACAGCAAGAACATGCTGCGGTTAGCGGTCTGGTCAATAATGCCGGCATCTATCTGGGGCGCAGTCTGCTGGAATATACGCCAGAGGATATCGGCAGGGTACTGGATATCAACATCAAGGGGTACGTCTATTTCTCGCAAGGGTTCGGACGGCTGCTGCTGGACCGGAAGCAGACAGGCGTCATCGTCAATATGGCCTCCGTCTCCGGTCAGGAAGGCAGTTCAGATGCAGTGTATGGCTTAACCAAGGCAGCTGTTCTCGGCTTGACCAAAAGCTGCGCCATGAACTTTGCCCCTCATATCCGGGTGAATGCAGTTGCCCCGACGATGACCAGTACTCCGATGATGGGGCATATCCCGGCCTGGAGGCAGCAGGAATATCTGGAGCATCAACTAACCCCGGAACCGCTGCTGGCGGAGGATATTGCCGATACGGTGGTTTTTATGCTAAGCCGCAAAGCCCGGGCCTACACCGGGGCGACTTTTGATATTAACAATGGCTGTTATTTGCGCTGA
- a CDS encoding GNAT family N-acetyltransferase, which yields MFVNFEPDDRVLHSKAFLQEEVEYNLIHLITGNPESLRLKTAEDELIFAHTEGYNPWLWISPEVDAVQRRALVKQLGERVKELGLSGVTGAPETARLFAEAYCENTGKLYHVHMIMEAYHCPQVQKPSNVSGKLLQADAGYIPVIADYLACFVKDAFGTDNAPENFLGYARDITGSGTLRLWMVQDRPVSMANLAHLSSRYARINEVFTPHDCRKQGYASAAVAELCAELLGKGITPMLYADAANPDSNKVYQSIGFERTGSVADLRFQ from the coding sequence ATGTTTGTGAATTTCGAACCGGATGACCGTGTGCTGCACAGCAAGGCGTTCTTGCAGGAAGAAGTGGAGTATAATCTCATTCACCTTATCACCGGGAACCCGGAATCGCTCCGGCTCAAGACTGCCGAGGATGAGCTGATCTTCGCACATACGGAGGGGTATAATCCCTGGTTATGGATTTCACCGGAAGTGGACGCTGTGCAGCGCAGAGCACTGGTCAAGCAGCTCGGGGAGCGGGTGAAGGAGCTTGGGTTGTCAGGTGTAACCGGGGCTCCGGAGACGGCCAGGCTGTTCGCAGAGGCGTATTGTGAGAATACCGGCAAGCTGTATCATGTCCATATGATAATGGAAGCCTATCATTGCCCGCAGGTGCAGAAGCCCTCTAATGTCAGCGGTAAGCTGCTGCAGGCAGATGCTGGTTATATTCCGGTCATTGCAGATTATTTGGCCTGCTTCGTGAAGGATGCGTTCGGCACTGATAATGCGCCGGAGAATTTCCTCGGCTACGCCAGAGACATTACCGGATCCGGCACACTCCGTCTGTGGATGGTACAGGACAGGCCTGTATCCATGGCGAATCTGGCGCATCTGTCCTCCAGGTATGCCCGGATTAATGAAGTCTTTACTCCGCATGACTGCCGTAAGCAGGGATATGCGAGTGCAGCTGTAGCAGAGCTGTGTGCTGAACTGCTGGGCAAGGGCATTACGCCTATGCTCTATGCCGATGCCGCAAATCCGGATTCCAATAAGGTCTATCAGTCGATCGGGTTTGAGCGGACCGGCAGCGTCGCGGATTTGCGGTTTCAGTAA
- a CDS encoding (2Fe-2S) ferredoxin domain-containing protein, producing the protein MTTWNLQGTVSHLLICNGSDCKKHKGEEVADAIEDEIGKQGANSLIHTTVTRCNGRCSDACVVISYPEGVWYRDITPKSAKSLVRKVLKGERLEENVLYTYEEGLKAVNPKGAKGKKKK; encoded by the coding sequence ATGACGACCTGGAATCTGCAAGGGACGGTCAGCCATCTGCTGATCTGTAACGGAAGCGACTGCAAGAAGCACAAGGGTGAAGAGGTCGCTGACGCGATAGAGGATGAAATCGGGAAGCAAGGGGCTAACTCCCTGATCCATACTACTGTAACCCGCTGCAATGGAAGATGTTCGGATGCGTGTGTAGTCATCTCATATCCGGAAGGCGTATGGTACAGGGATATCACTCCCAAATCAGCCAAAAGTCTGGTACGCAAGGTGCTGAAGGGCGAACGGCTGGAAGAGAATGTGCTCTACACTTATGAAGAAGGCCTGAAAGCCGTTAACCCCAAAGGGGCAAAGGGTAAAAAGAAAAAGTGA
- a CDS encoding helix-turn-helix domain-containing protein yields MHTPHSGSSLPYPHNFYIPVRITALDKPASYLEDIRQPPSSLLIIVTGGSGMIERDGERTRLSSGTAVCCDSPAHLTLQHSHNLQGVWIEYVVLPGTSHRSSPLNNGIPLRSCAPYICAMASRLLSSWNQPEEHRPFALQQLFTELLTELHGSAAENTEPARHWLDRVLQYIEFHYNEDLTRGQAAELAGVTPEHFSRAFRKSTGQTFNEYVTLLRIRKAQQRILTGAPNLSTLALEVGYGEGTYLSRKFKQVVGISPAAYHRKNKSVVSLNFNHTASLQALEVVPRLGVYSAWMERLQPVPSKHKLLNEGSGSTGLYERLVSARPDVIISYSLPDRNKQLLSVAPVIEIPFMQMDWREQFRLIAEVTGRRTQAEEWLSVYDEHCVLANQQLDRQIGTRGTAVVWEIGRDAAYCFSSSYGHGSQILYNDLGFRPPGSLVSEGLIRKGYLEIAFSDVASYPADHIFITCSAGTAKLQEPLRSFLHHAVEQDKTASSGSRIYFLNQPAMFYGFDPLSSEAQLRVLLQALTS; encoded by the coding sequence ATGCATACACCGCATTCCGGCAGTTCATTGCCATATCCTCATAATTTTTATATCCCGGTGCGGATTACTGCACTGGACAAGCCCGCTTCTTACCTGGAGGATATCCGCCAGCCGCCCTCTTCCCTGCTGATTATAGTTACCGGAGGCAGCGGAATGATTGAGAGGGACGGAGAACGTACCCGTTTGTCCAGCGGCACTGCTGTATGCTGTGACAGCCCCGCACACCTCACCCTGCAGCACAGTCATAACCTGCAGGGTGTGTGGATCGAATATGTTGTCCTCCCCGGCACAAGCCATCGTTCCAGTCCGCTGAACAACGGTATACCGCTCCGCAGCTGTGCGCCATATATTTGCGCGATGGCGTCACGGCTGCTGAGCAGCTGGAACCAGCCGGAAGAGCATCGGCCCTTTGCATTGCAGCAGCTGTTCACTGAGCTGCTCACTGAACTCCATGGCAGTGCTGCTGAGAACACGGAGCCTGCGCGTCATTGGCTTGACCGGGTACTGCAATACATAGAGTTCCACTATAATGAAGATTTAACGAGAGGACAGGCTGCAGAGCTTGCCGGAGTTACTCCGGAGCATTTCTCCCGTGCTTTCCGCAAATCTACCGGGCAGACCTTTAATGAATATGTAACGCTGCTGCGCATCCGCAAAGCCCAGCAGCGCATTCTGACAGGAGCCCCCAACCTGAGCACCCTGGCGCTTGAGGTCGGTTATGGCGAAGGCACCTATCTAAGCCGCAAATTCAAGCAGGTCGTGGGGATATCTCCTGCAGCCTATCACCGCAAGAATAAATCCGTTGTATCGCTGAATTTCAATCACACGGCCAGCCTGCAGGCGCTTGAAGTTGTTCCCCGGCTCGGAGTATATTCCGCCTGGATGGAGAGGCTGCAGCCTGTTCCCTCCAAGCATAAGCTGCTAAATGAGGGAAGCGGCTCCACAGGTCTATATGAACGCTTGGTTTCTGCCCGGCCCGATGTAATTATCAGCTACTCCTTGCCTGACAGGAATAAGCAGCTGTTATCCGTAGCTCCGGTGATTGAAATCCCCTTCATGCAAATGGACTGGCGTGAGCAGTTCCGGCTCATTGCGGAGGTCACTGGCCGCAGGACTCAGGCTGAAGAATGGCTAAGTGTCTATGATGAACACTGCGTTCTCGCCAATCAGCAGCTCGACCGGCAGATCGGTACCCGGGGAACCGCAGTTGTCTGGGAGATTGGCAGAGACGCTGCTTATTGCTTCAGCAGCAGCTATGGCCATGGATCTCAGATTCTGTATAATGATCTTGGCTTCCGGCCCCCCGGCAGCCTTGTAAGCGAAGGTCTCATCCGCAAAGGTTATCTGGAGATTGCTTTCAGTGATGTCGCCAGTTATCCCGCAGATCATATATTTATTACCTGCAGCGCCGGAACAGCCAAGTTGCAGGAGCCGCTCCGTTCCTTTCTTCATCATGCAGTGGAGCAGGATAAGACTGCCTCTTCCGGCAGCAGGATCTATTTCCTGAATCAGCCTGCCATGTTCTACGGATTTGATCCGCTCTCCTCCGAAGCCCAGTTAAGGGTTCTCCTACAGGCGCTGACATCATAA
- a CDS encoding ABC transporter substrate-binding protein, translating into MINHYSNPSPQKHWIFFPMLLALMLIASACGNNTSNNSTGGAAANATEAPASSPQPETAAETAAPAFKTVTTVNGDIEVPTTPQRIVAEEYLGSLIALDTIPVGAPGLTLENMYYKESLTGVTDTGTYGKMSPENIIALNPDLIISGNADSYETLSQIAPTVIVPYGDLKDAHAELTYFGKLLGKEQEAADWLADYDKRIAAAKARVDAAIPADATFSILEHADKSTWVYGDNFGRGGQPIYQALGRKPPTAVAAEIMEKQWAELSAETLGKYAGDYLVVTDNTQTVEDFQADPIWGSLPAVKNGHIYVWKEERSWYYDPIAVLAQTEELADWLTSGQ; encoded by the coding sequence TTGATAAATCACTATTCAAACCCGAGTCCCCAGAAACATTGGATCTTCTTTCCTATGCTGCTGGCACTGATGCTTATAGCCTCAGCCTGTGGAAACAACACGTCCAATAACAGTACCGGTGGTGCTGCAGCTAATGCTACGGAAGCTCCCGCTTCGTCTCCGCAGCCGGAGACTGCAGCCGAAACAGCAGCTCCCGCCTTCAAAACAGTAACCACTGTAAATGGGGATATTGAAGTGCCGACCACACCGCAGCGGATTGTGGCCGAAGAGTATCTTGGCAGTCTGATTGCGCTGGATACGATCCCTGTCGGTGCTCCCGGACTGACGCTTGAGAATATGTATTACAAGGAATCACTTACCGGAGTCACGGATACCGGCACTTACGGAAAGATGTCACCGGAGAATATTATCGCCCTGAACCCGGACCTCATCATCTCCGGCAATGCGGACAGCTATGAGACCCTAAGCCAGATTGCCCCTACCGTCATTGTGCCGTACGGTGATCTGAAGGATGCCCACGCAGAGCTGACTTATTTCGGCAAGCTGCTAGGCAAGGAACAGGAAGCCGCAGACTGGCTGGCTGATTACGACAAGCGGATCGCTGCCGCCAAGGCCCGTGTAGATGCAGCGATCCCTGCCGATGCTACCTTCAGCATCCTGGAGCATGCCGACAAATCCACCTGGGTGTATGGCGACAACTTCGGACGGGGCGGACAGCCGATCTATCAGGCATTGGGACGCAAGCCGCCCACTGCAGTCGCTGCAGAGATCATGGAGAAGCAGTGGGCAGAATTATCCGCCGAGACGCTGGGTAAATATGCAGGTGATTATCTCGTCGTGACCGATAACACACAGACTGTAGAAGACTTCCAGGCAGATCCGATCTGGGGCAGCCTGCCAGCTGTCAAGAACGGGCATATCTATGTATGGAAAGAAGAACGTTCCTGGTATTATGATCCGATCGCCGTTCTGGCACAGACGGAAGAGCTGGCCGACTGGCTGACTTCCGGGCAATAA